Below is a window of Haloterrigena alkaliphila DNA.
GTCCAGTTATATGGCAGTAGTCGAACGGCGGGAGTATGGTCCCAAACCAATCAAAGCCGGTCGCGGCCCGAGTGCCGATCGACCTCGCGGAGCGACTCGATCGGGCCGCCGACGAGAACGATCTCACGAAATCGAAGCTGGTCGCTCGTGCGGTCGAGTACTATGTCGACGAAAATCCGGATCGAATTAGAGCGTTCTACCCGGACGGTTCGCTCGCCGCATTCGTCGAGGAGCTATTCGAATGAGTCGAACCAACCGTGTTCCCGAAATTGCCGACGAGACGGACACCGAGAAGCTTCTCAGACAGCTTCAACAGGCGACGGAAGCAACCCTCGAGCCGACCGAGCCCGAAGAAGCGCTCGAGCTCTACGTCGAGGACAAGGCGCGCGAGTGCCGCAAGTCGACCGTCGCTTCCCACCGGTCCCGACTCGGCTTCTTCGTCGATTGGTGCGCCGAGCAGGGGATCGACAATCTCAACAACCTCTCCGCGCGCGACCTCCACGAGTATCGGGTCTGGCGACGCGAGGATCTCAGCGTCA
It encodes the following:
- a CDS encoding ribbon-helix-helix protein, CopG family; translation: MVPNQSKPVAARVPIDLAERLDRAADENDLTKSKLVARAVEYYVDENPDRIRAFYPDGSLAAFVEELFE